Below is a genomic region from Hippea sp. KM1.
TAAGTTTCAATAGGGTCAACAAAATCAAGATTGCATTGATGATGTGCACATCCTCTGGCATACTCTCAAAAGAGGACGATGTTATAGCCCTATCAGGCACCTCAGGCGGTGTGGATACGCTTATGTTTATAGATATATCGAAGGAGAAGGAACTGTTGAGCTTTAAAGGGGATATAGACCTTGAAAAGTCCGTAAAGCCTGAGGTATTTGAGAGGGTCTTGAGGATTGCCCTTGAGCTTGCCAATCAGGGTAGGGAGGGCAAAAGCGTTGGGGCGATATTTGTCTTGGGCGATAAGGAGAAGGTGCTTGAGAATGTTAAGCAGATGATCTTTAATCCATTTAAAGGGTATGACCCGGATGAGAGGAATATACTAAAGGCCAACCTTGACGATACATTAAAAGAATATAGTTTACTTGATGGTGCTATTGTGATAGATTGTAATGGCGTTGTGGAGACTGCTGGTGCTTATATCTCTGTATCTGCATCGCCTGAGGATCTGCCCAAGGGGTTGGGTGCAAGGCATATAGCAGCAGCCTCTATAACAGCCGTAACCAACGCAGTTAGCATAGTGGTATCGGAATCGACAGGTGATGTTACGATCTTCAGGAACGGTTCTATAATAACAAGGATTGAAAAGGTGAGCTGATGGTAATATTGGATGGTAAGGCGTTATCCAAAAAGATAAAGGAGAACATAAAAGAGGAAGTCAGGCTGCTTAAGGAAAAGGGCATTATACCCGGTCTGGCCGTGATATTGGTGGGTGATAATCCGGCAAGCCAGGTTTATGTCAACATGAAGACAAAGGCCTGCGAGGAGGTGGGTATATACTCGATCAACCACAGGATGCCGGCCGAGATTACAGAAAAGGAACTCATTGATGTTATAAAGATGCTCAACGATAACCCGATGGTTCACGGCATATTAGTCCAATTGCCGCTTCCCAAACACATCAGGGAGGAGCGCATAATAGAGGCTATAGATTACACCAAGGATGTGGACGGTTTTCATCCGTATAATATGGGGAGGTTGGCCAGGGGTAATCCACTCTTTAGCTCATGCACGCCCCTTGGAATAATGAAGATGTTTGAGGAATACCACATAGACCTTGAGGGTAAGGATGTGGTAATGGTGGGGGCTGGAAACATAACGGGGAAGCCCATGGCCTTGATGTTGCTTAATGCCAATGCCACCGTTGAGGTGTGTCATATCTATACAAAGGATTTAAAGGAGAAAACCAGGCAGGCCGACATAGTCATATCGGCCGTGGGTAAACCATCGTTGATTACGGAGGATATGGTAAAAGAGGGTGCTATTGTCATAGATGTGGGCATAAGCAGGGTTAATGGGAAGGTTGTCGGTGATGTGGATTTTGAGAATGTCTCCAAAAAGGCCTCCTATATAACCCCTGTGCCCGGCGGTGTTGGCCCTATGACCATAGCCATGCTGCTTTACAACACCCTTCTGTCGGTTAAGTTAAAAGAAAAATAATTTTTGTTGCAAAATTACTAATAAAAGGTGCAAACCATGCTGAGCGATGAACTGAAAGAGGATATTTTTGTGGTTGTTGAATCCTTAGGGTTTAGTGTTTATGACATAGAGGTTAGCCAGAAGAAGCTGACAATTTACATAGATAAGCCCGGCGGTGTTTCTATAGACGACTGCGAACTTGCAAGCAGGAATATATCAGCCCTATTGGATGTGAAGGATCCATTTAGCAATAGTTATGTTCTTGAGGTTTCAAGCCCGGGTATAAACAGGAAACTTAAGACCAGAGAGCATTTTGATGCGGCAAGGGGCAAAAGGTGCCTTGTGCATACCCATTTTCCTGTGAATGATTCAAAGATGTTCAAGGGCGTACTAACAGAATGCGATGATGAGGGTATTGTTATAGGTGGAGTGAGGATTGAATTTGATAACATAAAAAAGGCGAGGATCGATGAGATTTAGGAGGTAAGTGGTGAGCGAGATACTGCAGATAGCAAAGAAGATATCCGAAGAACACGAAATAGAGTTGAGCAAGGTCGTTGAATACTTGGCTGAGGCTTTAAAGATAGCCATACAGAAGAAGTATGGGGATGAGGCGGATGTCAGGATAGAAACGGATGTGGATAATGAGATATTTGATGTTTATGTTAAGAAGAAGGTCACAGAAAGGCCTATGCTCGATAGCCAGATAAGCATAGAGGAGGCAAGAAAGATAAAGCCGGATGTAAAGCCGGGTGAGTATGTTGAGGAAAAGGTCGATGCAAAGAGTTTGGGAAGGATAGCCGTAACGACGATAAAGAATGTAATAACGAAGCTTTTGAGGGATATTGAGAAACATAAGGCGTATGAGGAGTATAAGGAATACATAGGCAAGATCATAGTGGGAGAGGTCTGGAGCATAGGGGCTAATAACAATGTTATCATAGATTTTAAAAACGCCATTGGAATCCTGCCCAAAAGGGAGCAGGGCATCAACGATAAATATGTGGTTGGTGAGCATATTAAGGCCTATGTTTTGGATGTAATTGAGGAGCCTAAACAGGTTAAGCTGATACTCTCAAGAACCCATCCAGGCTTTGTTAAGGAGCTATTCAAGAAAGAGGTGCCTGAGGTTAGGGAGGGCAGCGTTGAGATCAAGGCTGTGGCCAGGGAGCCTTCAAGGAGGACGAAGGTTGCCGTCTATTCGAAAGACTCCCGAATAGACCCGATAGGCACCTGCGTCGGCTCAAAGGGTGTCAGGATAGCCGCTATCGTTAGGGAATTGGGCGATGAAAAGATAGATGTAATAAAGTGGAGTGCAGATCCGTCTATCTATATCAGGAACGCCATGTCGCCTGCAAAGGTCATATCGGTTGAGATTGACGAGGAGCTTAAGAAGGCTAAGGTTTATGTGGATGATGCTGAATACTCAATGGCAATAGGTAAGGGTGGCGTTAACGCAAAGTTGGCGGCCAAACTTACAGGATACAATATAGATATAGCCAAGATTTCAGAGAGAGAGGATAGCAGCGATGGCGATGCCACCTTAGAGGATGGAGGTAATCAATGAAGAAGATAAGGGTTTATGAGATAGCAAGAAGGCTGAATACCAAGAGTAATATTGTAATAAAGAAACTCAACGATATGGGTATTGAGGTAAAGAGCAACTTCAGCGGTGTGGAAGAGGATAAGGCGGAGAAGTTTATTGAGGAGTGGAATAAGGCAAGAAAAGAGGCCATAAAGGAGCTCAAATCGAAGAAGAAAGAGGATAAGAAGAAAAAGAAGAAAGAGGAGCAAACAAAGCAGGAGCAGCCTAAATCCAGGCCACATAAGAAGAAAGAGGAGAAGTTCAAGAAGAAGGAATTTATAGAGGATGTGCTCCCTCAGAAGTTCAAAAAGAGAAAGAAATATAAAAAGACGACAAAGGAAGAAGAGCCCAAAGAGGAGTCCAACGAGATTGAATTCCGCAAGGGCATGACGGTCTTTGAGTTTGCAAACGAGCTTGGCGTCGATTTTTCTGAGGTTCTATCCAAGCTGTTTGAACTTGGGATTTTAGCCAGAAAGAACGACATTATTGAAGAGGATGCGGCAAAACTCATAGCCGAGGAGTATGGCTTTGAGCTTAAGGAAGAGGCCGCCTCCAGCGAGCTTGAAGAGGAGTTGTTAGAGATTGAGGATAGGCCTGAGGATTTAAAGGAGAGGCCCCCGATAGTCACCGTTATGGGCCATGTCGATCACG
It encodes:
- the rimP gene encoding ribosome maturation factor RimP, with protein sequence MLSDELKEDIFVVVESLGFSVYDIEVSQKKLTIYIDKPGGVSIDDCELASRNISALLDVKDPFSNSYVLEVSSPGINRKLKTREHFDAARGKRCLVHTHFPVNDSKMFKGVLTECDDEGIVIGGVRIEFDNIKKARIDEI
- the folD gene encoding bifunctional methylenetetrahydrofolate dehydrogenase/methenyltetrahydrofolate cyclohydrolase FolD, whose product is MVILDGKALSKKIKENIKEEVRLLKEKGIIPGLAVILVGDNPASQVYVNMKTKACEEVGIYSINHRMPAEITEKELIDVIKMLNDNPMVHGILVQLPLPKHIREERIIEAIDYTKDVDGFHPYNMGRLARGNPLFSSCTPLGIMKMFEEYHIDLEGKDVVMVGAGNITGKPMALMLLNANATVEVCHIYTKDLKEKTRQADIVISAVGKPSLITEDMVKEGAIVIDVGISRVNGKVVGDVDFENVSKKASYITPVPGGVGPMTIAMLLYNTLLSVKLKEK
- a CDS encoding DNA integrity scanning protein DisA nucleotide-binding domain protein; this encodes MITPEARKTILSKALEIAKSLQKMTLIAYYQDIADYLEEDELFAAENGVKKIIVMKEDEYEENSDIVEHIEGIGQIIKVPSISFNRVNKIKIALMMCTSSGILSKEDDVIALSGTSGGVDTLMFIDISKEKELLSFKGDIDLEKSVKPEVFERVLRIALELANQGREGKSVGAIFVLGDKEKVLENVKQMIFNPFKGYDPDERNILKANLDDTLKEYSLLDGAIVIDCNGVVETAGAYISVSASPEDLPKGLGARHIAAASITAVTNAVSIVVSESTGDVTIFRNGSIITRIEKVS
- the nusA gene encoding transcription termination factor NusA; amino-acid sequence: MSEILQIAKKISEEHEIELSKVVEYLAEALKIAIQKKYGDEADVRIETDVDNEIFDVYVKKKVTERPMLDSQISIEEARKIKPDVKPGEYVEEKVDAKSLGRIAVTTIKNVITKLLRDIEKHKAYEEYKEYIGKIIVGEVWSIGANNNVIIDFKNAIGILPKREQGINDKYVVGEHIKAYVLDVIEEPKQVKLILSRTHPGFVKELFKKEVPEVREGSVEIKAVAREPSRRTKVAVYSKDSRIDPIGTCVGSKGVRIAAIVRELGDEKIDVIKWSADPSIYIRNAMSPAKVISVEIDEELKKAKVYVDDAEYSMAIGKGGVNAKLAAKLTGYNIDIAKISEREDSSDGDATLEDGGNQ